A single Dermacentor variabilis isolate Ectoservices chromosome 9, ASM5094787v1, whole genome shotgun sequence DNA region contains:
- the LOC142558568 gene encoding aminopeptidase N-like, translating to MQRQSQSQTLLEGLLQEPPRPPEATRRRFLDWLPFGLSGASQSSTNSADHEVRNFVLFACLVSFVLLMSFFAVPNRSKAKNATQAAMQKSALGVDPRVAQGSVSSQTEQRATLPGNVIPVHYDLDLNVSSIEVGGTYHGRVNVVIDCVEKGSTTITAHAANVTVQEANISTYSGNQKISNVVINQRSSQPDLVDTVVFDLGFELVQGTVYNLTATFSGTYRAEYAGLVVRNYSGEGGMMTKIMTAHLWNGNARYAFPCFDDPALKATFNLTLVRDKDFETVSTWELKNTTVLLGNERMDRFEMSVPITPSQLVFAVFTGLEMINDGYSKLFAIRYDLPYLDMALKSFVKMFDYMGQLLSVPLPFRKVHIIAIPDAKESVSPNWGLVILGAPTVAYDEDSLNTQRRESILTKLAHVVAHQWFGNLVSSRQWDDVWLFEGLAFVFQRIMLRDIFQAKVSDSHFARRVADVLRAEDMKKRLSRPRRWLPGICDHPLLLRSEMIMDVVFQSLTTEDFVKSVATFLNRTRYRAASVKDLLLAFRLQNGSSDVADKMETWINNIGYPLVTVKKYAHRPGFKRLSQVSVCYGGVKCFNQSWQLPLHYVVYKRTGEITEGTLWLLQSELNFFLKAIDDDIVLFNKKGLGYYRVNYEQGEWTSIIKALHNATLFDSGTKLRLLDDIFKLADAGVTPYANFFAAALHVKNEKDQNLWAAYGDIASYLDTMLLQSEFEDSWRSYNHRLLEDVVGDIMKGNNSAYSKSFQRQIMERACWYAEPQCILLARDVLNGYMTGQRKTVIGAPLPDGKLLCAAILHGSVELWDMLWSKLFSAASLEHAAVPLDAVLHGLSCTSDRHRLWKLLNETTVSSLLKDHRTFVMHNVAASKTSSEVMMEFLLSKWQEAGKNNTASIDKNVRDALFGMVSRNAKTTHEVSLLTAALATTTNNRLLSEAFTLAVEQRKHYASWHRDHDSELVKAFAA from the coding sequence ATGCAGAGGCAGAGCCAGAGCCAGACGCTGCTTGAGGGCCTCCTACAGGAGCCGCCGCGACCGCCCGAAGCAACACGCCGGCGATTCCTCGACTGGCTCCCCTTCGGATTATCGGGCGCTTCACAGTCGTCCACCAACAGTGCCGACCATGAGGTGCGGAACTTTGTCTTGTTCGCCTGCCTGGTCAGCTTCGTCTTGCTCATGTCCTTCTTCGCCGTGCCGAACCGATCGAAAGCCAAGAATGCCACTCAAGCGGCGATGCAGAAGTCGGCGCTTGGTGTTGATCCCAGGGTAGCGCAGGGCAGTGTATCTTCGCAGACCGAACAACGTGCCACGCTCCCAGGAAACGTGATACCCGTGCACTATGATTTAGACCTCAACGTCAGCAGTATCGAGGTGGGAGGCACGTACCATGGTAGAGTGAACGTGGTTATCGATTGCGTCGAGAAAGGCTCCACTACCATCACAGCGCATGCCGCGAACGTCACCGTTCAAGAAGCCAACATCAGCACGTACTCGGGCAACCAGAAGATTAGCAACGTGGTCATCAATCAGCGCTCATCGCAGCCCGATCTTGTCGACACGGTTGTGTTTGATTTGGGCTTCGAACTGGTCCAAGGCACTGTGTACAACCTCACGGCCACTTTTAGCGGGACTTATCGTGCGGAGTACGCGGGTCTGGTTGTCAGAAACTACAGCGGAGAAGGTGGGATGATGACTAAGATCATGACAGCCCACTTGTGGAACGGAAACGCCAGGTACGCTTTTCCCTGCTTCGATGACCCGGCTCTGAAGGCCACTTTCAACCTGACTCTCGTGCGCGACAAAGACTTCGAAACCGTTTCTACTTGGGAGTTGAAGAACACCACAGTATTGCTGGGAAACGAGCGTATGGATCGCTTTGAAATGTCGGTGCCCATCACGCCGTCCCAGCTTGTCTTCGCTGTGTTCACAGGGCTTGAAATGATAAATGACGGCTACTCGAAGTTGTTCGCCATTCGTTACGACTTGCCTTACCTTGACATGGCTCTCAAGTCCTTCGTCAAGATGTTTGACTACATGGGTCAATTGCTGAGTGTGCCCTTGCCGTTTCGAAAAGTGCACATCATCGCCATTCCCGATGCAAAGGAAAGCGTCTCTCCAAACTGGGGACTGGTGATTCTCGGTGCGCCCACCGTAGCCTACGACGAAGATTCCTTGAACACACAGAGGCGTGAGTCTATCCTCACGAAGCTCGCCCATGTCGTTGCGCATCAGTGGTTTGGAAATCTTGTCTCTTCGCGGCAATGGGACGATGTCTGGCTTTTCGAAGGACTTGCTTTCGTCTTCCAACGAATAATGCTTCGTGACATCTTCCAAGCTAAAGTATCGGACAGTCATTTCGCCAGAAGGGTCGCCGATGTGTTGCGCGCAGAGGACATGAAAAAGAGACTATCGAGGCCTCGCAGGTGGCTGCCCGGAATTTGCGATCATCCGCTCCTGTTGAGGTCAGAAATGATCATGGACGTCGTCTTCCAAAGCTTAACAACAGAGGACTTCGTCAAATCCGTTGCCACATTTCTCAATAGAACTCGCTACAGAGCAGCAAGTGTAAAGGACCTGCTGCTCGCCTTCCGGCTTCAGAATGGCTCGTCGGATGTCGCGGACAAGATGGAAACGTGGATTAACAACATCGGCTATCCCCTAGTCACAGTTAAGAAGTACGCTCACCGACCTGGTTTCAAGAGGCTGTCACAAGTGTCAGTATGCTACGGTGGCGTCAAGTGTTTCAACCAGTCATGGCAGCTGCCGCTGCACTACGTCGTTTACAAACGCACGGGTGAAATCACCGAAGGTACACTGTGGTTGCTCCAGTCCGAACTAAACTTCTTCTTGAAGGCTATAGATGATGACATTGTCCTCTTTAACAAGAAAGGCCTCGGATACTACAGGGTCAATTATGAACAAGGTGAGTGGACTTCAATCATCAAGGCGCTCCATAATGCTACACTGTTCGACTCTGGCACAAAACTTCGCCTTCTCGACGACATCTTCAAGCTAGCTGACGCCGGCGTGACGCCGTATGCCAACTTCTTCGCTGCGGCCTTGCACGTCAAAAACGAGAAGGACCAAAACTTGTGGGCAGCATACGGGGACATTGCTTCATACCTGGACACCATGCTTCTTCAAAGCGAGTTCGAGGATTCGTGGCGCTCTTACAACCACAGGCTGCTCGAAGACGTGGTTGGCGACATTATGAAGGGCAACAACAGTGCATACTCTAAATCATTTCAGAGGCAGATCATGGAACGAGCCTGTTGGTACGCCGAACCACAGTGTATTCTGCTGGCGCGAGATGTGCTCAACGGTTATATGACTGGCCAGAGGAAGACGGTCATTGGAGCTCCGCTGCCAGACGGGAAACTTCTGTGTGCGGCGATATTGCATGGTTCTGTGGAACTGTGGGACATGCTGTGGTCCAAGCTGTTCTCCGCTGCCAGCCTGGAACACGCAGCTGTTCCACTGGACGCCGTGCTTCATGGGCTTAGTTGCACTTCGGATCGCCACCGATTATGGAAACTTCTCAATGAGACAACAGTGTCATCTCTGCTCAAAGACCACCGTACCTTCGTGATGCACAATGTCGCGGCTTCCAAGACCTCCAGTGAGGTGATGATGGAGTTCCTCCTGTCGAAGTGGCAAGAGGCAGGGAAGAACAACACTGCAAGCATTGATAAAAACGTTCGTGACGCGCTGTTCGGAATGGTGTCCCGAAATGCCAAAACAACACATGAGGTCAGCCTGCTCACTGCCGCACTGGCGACTACGACAAACAACCGGCTCTTGTCGGAAGCGTTCACGCTTGCCGTTGAACAGCGAAAGCATTACGCATCCTGGCACAGGGACCATGATTCAGAGCTTGTGAAAGCCTTCGCTGCCTAA